From a single Miscanthus floridulus cultivar M001 chromosome 8, ASM1932011v1, whole genome shotgun sequence genomic region:
- the LOC136477886 gene encoding protein RGF1 INDUCIBLE TRANSCRIPTION FACTOR 1-like: MSMPAAAMRGAPQWLRGLLSEEFFDACAVHPGERKNDKNHFCVDCAAAMCRHCLPHEHAHGVLQIWKYASCFVVRVDDLRLFDCTGIQSHTVSDHEVVFLNERTARKRSASAENPCAACARPLLSGHDYCSLFCKVKHLGESEHGLRRALHVSQQEVANTPEPQSGKRRPSSSSDAGPNCGGSFRKRSRKQPEPSQAPFF; encoded by the exons ATGTCGATGCCGGCGGCGGCCATGCGCGGCGCCCCGCAGTGGCTGCGAGGCCTGCTATCGGAGGAGTTCTTCGACGCGTGCGCCGTGCACCCGGGGGAGCGCAAGAACGACAAGAACCACTTCTGTGTCGACTGCGCCGCGGCAATGTGCCGCCATTGCCTCCCTCATGAACACGCACATGGCGTCCTCCAG ATATGGAAGTACGCGTCCTGCTTTGTCGTGCGCGTCGACGACCTGAGGCTCTTTGATTGCACCGGCATCCAG TCGCACACGGTGAGCGACCACGAGGTGGTGTTCCTGAATGAGCGCACGGCGAGGAAGCGGTCAGCGAGCGCAGAGAACCCCTGCGCCGCGTGCGCGCGACCACTCCTCTCCGGCCACGACTACTGTTCACTCTTCTGCAAG GTGAAGCATCTGGGGGAGAGCGAGCACGGGCTAAGGCGCGCACTACACGTGAGCCAGCAGGAGGTGGCTAACACGCCAGAGCCGCAAAGCGGGAAGAGGAGGCCATCGTCGTCGTCAGACGCGGGGCCGAATTGCGGCGGATCGTTCCGGAAGCGAAGCCGAAAACAGCCTGAGCCCTCGCAGGCGCCATTCTTTTGA